The DNA sequence tccatatcagatagttaatgttccagatagttaatgttccagatagttaatgttccatatcagatagttaatgttccatatcagatagttaatgttccagatagttaatgttccatatcagatagttaatgttccagatagttaatgttccatatcagatagttaatgttccatatcagatagttaatgttccatatcagatagttaatgttccagatagttaatgttccagatagttaaatgttccatatcagatagttaatgttccatatcagatagttaatgttccatatcagatagttaatgttccatatcagatagttaatgttccagatagttaatgttccatatcagatagttaatgttccagatagttaatgttccagatagttaatgttccatatcagatagttaatgttccagatagttaatgttccatatcagatagttaatgttccatatcagatagttaatgttccatatcagatagttaatgttccatatcagatagttaatgttccagatagttaatgttccatatcagatagttaatgttccatgtcagatagttaatgttccatatcagacatttaatgttccagatagttaatgttccatatcagatagttaatgttccatatcagatagttaatgttccatatcagatagttaatgttccagatagttaatgttccatatcagacatttaatgttccagatagttcatgttccatatcagatagttaatgttccatggcagATAGTtgatgttccatatcagatagttaatgttccatatcagatagttaatgttccagatagttaatgttccagatagttaatgttccatatcagatagttaatgttccatatcagatagttaatgttccagatagttaatgttccagatagttaatgttccatatcagatagttaatgttccagatagttaatgttccatgtcagatagttaatgttccatatcagataggtaatgttccatatcagatagttaatgttccagatagttaatgttccatggcagatagttaatgttccagatagttaatgttccatatcagatagttaatgttccagatagttaatgttccatatcagatagttaatgttccagatagttaatgttccatgtcagatagttaatgttccatatcagataggtaatgttccatatcagatagttaatgttccagatagttaatgttccatggcagatagttaatgttccatatcagatagttaatgttccatatcagatagttaatgttccagatagttaatgttccatatcagatagttaatgttccatatcagatagttaatgttccagatagttaatgttccagatagttaatgttccatatcagatagttaatgttccatatcagatagttaatgttccagatagttaatgttccatatcagatagttaatgttccagatagttaatgttccatatcagatagttaatgttccagatagttaatgttccagatagttaatgttccatatcagatagttaatgttccagatagttaatgttccatatcagatagttaatgttctagatagttaatgttccatatcagatagttaatgttctagatagttaatgttccatatcagatagttaatgttctagatagttaatgttccatatcagatagttaatgttctagatagttaatgttccatatcagatagttaatgttccatggcagatagttaatgttccatggcagATAGTTAACCAtgcctttctaggagtttttcctagccaccgtgcttctacacctgcattgcttgctgtttggggttttagtctgggtttctgtacagcactttgagatatcagctgatgtacgaagggctatataaataaatttgatttgatttgatgccagATGGTCTTACCACTGTATGTCAGGTCTGGGGTATGCCGACACCTTGACTAACAGTTTAAAAGACTTCTGTCCTGATGTTGCCTCGACGACCGGGCCGCTCATGTAGTCTAGGCTGATGAATGGTTTCTCTgcaacaggacacacacacacacacacacacacacacacacacacacacacacacacacacacacacacacacacacacacacacacacacacacacacacacacacacacacacacacacacacacacacacacacacacacacacacacacacacacacacataaacataggAGGTTAAAGAGGAGGTTTGTTGAAGCATACTTGCATAATAAGAAACCTTGCCAGAGACAGGACGACTTAGGAAAGGTATTTTAttacctaggctttagctcagcaggctatcGCAGTCTTGTGGCGCACAAATGGCCCGGGTTTCAAACATAGTTCTTACCATACACGATGACTTGTGTTTCCAGATCCATTTTTTTGTCCACGCTGATGGCAGAGCAGGTGTAAGTGCCGGTGTCGGTGACGTTGACGCTTTGGATGGTCAGGATGCTGACGGCCTCCGTGAACCGAGAGAGAGAATTACGCTTGTGCACTATGCCCACTGTACTGTTCAtctagaggtgggagagagagagagggagaaagagaaataagAGGGACAGAACTGTAAAACAAGACCTTCTATTTCCATCTATTAACCCAGGTTACTCTTAGCTACATGAAATAGGACCATATAACATAGAACATAATTCAGTGAGCTTAATCCGAGCTGCAGTGATACCGATCTCCATCTATTAACCCAGGTTACTCTTAGCTACATGAAATAGGACCATATAACATAGAACATAATTCAGTGAGCTTAATCCGAGCTGCAGCGATACCGATCTCTAGGTGCGTTTTCCCCTCATCATTTACCTGGATCTACGTAAAGTGTGCAAACTACTTTCtctttttacatttttactaCCGTACCTGTTTTCCAGGATAGGACCACTGGAACTCGACCAGGGTGTTAAACTCCACTGTGGCGGTACAGTTGAGCGTCAGTGCTTCCTCCACGAACAGCTCCACTGAGTCCTCTGGATAGAGCTTGAAGTCGTAAACCTGACTTCCTGTCgggagggggggggtggtgaGAGGTTAATGCGACATTGTCATTGCGGTGTATGACAAACAGAGCTGGCCCAGAGAAGTTGAGTCTCTTTGGCTGGACCAGAGAAGTTGAGTCTCTTTGGCTGGACCAGAGCAGTTGAGTCTCTTTGGCTGGACCAGAGAAGTTGAGTCTCTTGGCTGGACCAGAGCAGTTGAGTCTCTTTGGGTGGACCAGAGAAGTTGAGTCTCTTTGGCTGGACCAGAGAAGTTGAGTCTCTTTGGCTGGACCAGAGAAGTTGAGTCTCTTTGGCTGGACCAGAGCAGTTGAGTCTCTTTGGCTGGACCAGAGCAGTTGAGTCTCTTTGGCTGGACCAGAGCAGTTGAGTCTCTTTGGCTGGACCAGAGAAGTTGAGTCTCTTTGGCTGGACCAGAGCAGTTGAGTCTCTTTGGCTGGACCAGAGCAGTTGAGTCTCTTTGGCTGGACCAGAGCAGTTGAGTCTCTTTGGCTGGACCAGAGAAGTTGAGTCTCTTTGGCTGGACCAGAGAAGTTGAGTCTCTTTGGCTGGACCAGAGAAGTTGAGTCTCTTTGGCTGGACCAGAGAAGTTGAGTCTCTTTGGCTGGACCAGAGCAGTTGAGTCTCTTTGGCTGGACCAGAGAAGTTGAGTCTCTTTGGCTGGACCAGAGAAGTTGAGTCTCTTTGGCTGGACCAGAGAAGTTGAGTCTCTTTGGCTGGACCAGAGCAGTTGAGTCTCTTTGGCTGGACCAGAGCAGTTGAGTCTCTTTGGCTGGACCAGAGCAGTTGAGTCTCTTTGGCTGGACCAGAGCAGTTGAGTCTCTTTGGACCACACCATGTCCCTGGGCCTCTGGCACCGTTCCATTACTTTTAACTCACAtccttcatttctctctcctccttgaaGTAGTCACTTGAAGAAATTGACCTATCTACCAACATTGGGTCAGTGAAAGTTGCATAGTTTTACACCTATCCAGATATTAGAGACCAGTGATTAATTCAACTAAGTAAGGAACAGTGGTTGAACTAAGCATTTGAACAAATCTAAAGGCACAGCCATTGTATTTGGCTGGAGTGGGCTAGCTCTGTCGACTCGAGGCTGATCTAATCTGTTTAAATGCCCACCTTTCAAACTGTCGTCACCTAATCTGTGAGGACTTGATAGGGGAAACCAGACTGTCATCACCTAATCTGTGAGGACTTGATAGGGGAAACCAAACTGTCATCACCTAATCTGTGAGGACTTGATAGGGGAAACCAAACTGTCATCACCTAATCTGTGAGGACTTGATAGGGGAAACCAAACTGTCATCACCTAATCTGTGAGGACTTGATAGGGGAAACCAAACTGTCATCACCTAATCTGTGAGGACTTGATAGGGGAAACCAAACTGTCATCACCTAATCTGTGAGGACTTGATAGGGGAAACCAAACTGTCATCACCTAATCTGTGAGGACTTGATAGGGGAAACCAAACTGTCATCACCTAATCTGTGAGGACTTGATAGGGGAAACCAAACTGTCATCACCTAATCTGTGAGGACTTGATAGGGGAAACCAAACTGAATTAATCCAGTCCTTTCCCCTGTCTTTAGGAAAACGTTAAGAGTATCAGTGCTCGACCAACATCTCTCTAATTGTGAAACTCAATTTGTGGCTCTCTGCTCTTATTGGGAAAACATGTGGAATCTTAAAAACTATGTGGGAAGATGTATAAAGATGATACTGTATCTGTACTGGGTGGGAGCTAGCTAGCGTCTGTATAAagatgatagtgtatctgtactggGTGGGAGCCAGCTAGCGTCTGTATAAagatgatagtgtatctgtactgggtgggagctagctagctagcgtctgtataaagatgatagtgtatctgtactggGTGGGAGCCAGCTAGCGTCTGTATGAggatgatagtgtatctgtactgggtgggagccagctagctagcgtctgtatgaagatgatagtgtatctgtactgggtgggagctagctagctagcgtctgtataaagatgatagtgtatctgtactgggtgggagctagctagctagcgtctgtataaagatgatagtgtatctgtactgggtgggagctagctagctaacgtctgTATGAagatgatagtgtatctgtactgggtgggagccagctagctagcgtctgtatgaagatgatagtgtatctgtactgggtgggagctagctagctagcgtctgtataaagatgatagtgtatctgtactgggtgggagctagctagctagcgtctgtataaagatgatagtgtatctgtactggGTGGGAGCCAGCTAGCGTCTGTATGAggatgatagtgtatctgtactgggtgggagccagctagctagcgtctgtatgaagatgatagtgtatctgtactgggtgggagctagctagctagcgtctgtataaagatgatagtgtatctgtactggtgggagctagctagctagcgtctgtataaagatgatagtgtatctgtactgggtgggagctagctagctagcgtctgtataaagatgatagtgtatctgtactgggtgggagctagctagctaacgtctgTATGAagatgatagtgtatctgtactgggtgggagccagctagctagcgtctgtatgaagatgatagtgtatctgtactgggtgggagctagctagctagcgtctgtataaagatgatagtgtatctgtactgggtgggagctagctagctagcgtctgtataaagatgatagtgtatctgtactggGTGGGAGCCAGCTAGCGTCTGTATGAggatgatagtgtatctgtactgggtgggagccagctagctagcgtctgtatgaagatgatagtgtatctgtactgggtgggagctagctagctagcgtctgtatgaagatgatagtgtatctgtactgggtgggagccagctagctagcgtctgtatgaagatgatagtgtatctgtactgggtgggagctagctagctagcgtctgtatgaagatgatagtgtatctgtactggGTGGGAGCCAGCTAGCGCGTCTGTATGAagatgatagtgtatctgtactgggtgggagctagctagctagcgtctgtatgaagatgatagtgtatctgtactgggtggctagctagcgtctgtatgaaaatgatagtgtatctgtactgggtgggagctagctagctagcgtctgtatgaagatgatagtgtatctgtactgggtgggagctagctagctagcgtctgtatgaagatgatagtgtatctgtactggGTGGGAGCCAGCTAGCGTCAGCTGTACTggtgggagctagctagctagcgtctgtatgaagatgatagtgtatctgtactggGTGGGAGCTATAGTCTGTATCTGTACTGGGTGGGAGCCAGCTAGCTAGCGTCTGTATGAagatgatagtgtatctgtactggGTGGGAGCTAGCTAGTCTGTATGAagatgatagtgtatctgtactggGTGGGAGCCAGCTAGCGTCAGTATGAGGATGATACTGTATCTGTACTGGGTGGGAGCTAGCTAGTGATATAGAGACATGTAGTATGGCCACCTCTAATGATATAGAGACATGCAGTATGGCCATCTCTAATGATATAGAGACATGTAGTATGGCCATCTCTAATGATATATAGAGACATGCAGTATGGCCACCTCTAATGATATAGAGACATGTAGTATGGCCATCTCTAATGATATATAGAGACATGCAGTATGGCCATCTCTAATGATATAGAGACATGTAATATGGCCACCTCTAATGATATAGAGACATGTAGTATGGCCACCTCTAATGATATAGAGACATGcagtatgagacatgcagtatggtCATCTTTCATGATTACTCAGGGCTCTAGTTGTGCTAGTAGTGTATACTAGGTAGAGTGTAGTCAGTAGTGTGAATTCTGGTAACCTGAGGGTGGAGAGGTTATATTTTTCATGCAGGCTGGCTGTGTATTAGGTAGTGTATACTAGGTAGAGTGTTGTCAGTAGTGTGAATTCTGGTAACCTGAGGGTGGAGAGGTTATATTTTTCATGCAGGCTGGCTGTGTACTAGGTAGTGTATACTATGTAGTTACCTGTGGACTGCACCAGGTAGAGAGTAGAGCGGTAGTGTCTCCCTTGTCGTGTAGCTTCGCAGTAAATCCCAATGAGGAAAGGTCTGGAGTCTAAGGTTTGTCTAGGGATGGACCAGCCTCTTTTACTGTCCCACCCATCCCCTCATCCTCCAGGAGCATAGGTATCGTCTCCcactgggagagagggatgagaggagagggaatgagggaggagagagggatgagaggagaggggaatgaggggaggagagaggaatgagaggagaggggatgaggagagaggaatgagaagagaggggaatgaggagagaggaatgagaggagagggaatgaggggaggagagaggaatgagaggagagggggacgaggagagaggaatgagaagagaggggaatgaggggaggagagaggaatgagaggagaggggacgaggagagaggaatgagaagagagggaatgagggaggagagaggaatgagaagaaaggggaatgagggaggagagggatgagaggagagggggacgaggagagagaatgagaagagagggggaatgaggggaggagagaggaatgagaagaaaggggaatgaggggaggagagagggatgagaggagaggggacgaggagagaggaatgagaagagaggggaatgaggggagagagaggaatgtgtgGGTTAATGGATAAAGAGAGGATGATTATTGTGAAAATAAAGAGAATAGATGGAGATTGGTGAAAAGtgagagtagagaaggagagcagaatagagtagaatagagaagagtagaatagaatagaatagaacagagcagagtagaatagagtagagaagagcagagtagaatagagtagaatagagcagagtagagtagagtagagtagaacagagtagggtagagtagagtagaacagagtagggtagagtagaatagaatagagcagagtagagtagagtagagcagagtagagtagagcagagtagagtagagttgagTAGAGCAGAgttgagtagagtagagcagagtagagtagagtagagtagaacagagtagagtggtgtagaacagagtagagtagggtagagtagggtagaggtagaacagagtagaacagagtagagtagaatagaatagagtagagtataatggaatagaatagagcagagtagagtagaatatactAGAGCAGGTAGAGCAGAGTagggtagaatagagtagggtagagtaaggtggggtagagtagaatagagtagagtagaatagagtagaatataatagaattgAGAGCAGAGCATAGTAGAGtcgagtagagtagaatagaatagagtagagtagagtagaatagaatagagtagagtagactacagtagggagagtagagtagagtagaatagaatagagcagtagagtagtgtataatagaatagaatagaacagtagagtagagtagaatataatagagtagagtagtgtagagtagagtagagtagaatagaacagtagagtagagtagagtagagtagagtagagtagagtagtgtagaatagaatagaacagtagagtagagtagagtatagtagagtagagtagagtagagcataGTATTGTAGGACATAGCAGAGTACAACAGAGTAGTGAAGGTACCAACCAGATAAAGTGTGACGTTGAGGTCGGGCACAGTGACTAGACAAGGTACTGTGACGTGAGTGGAGGATCTTGATATGAAGATGGTCTCCAGGTCCCCGTTGCTTCCTCCGTTTCTCCTGAGGAAAGGCTGCTCCAAATCTGGAAGAATGGAGACAGGACAGTCAGAGGACAACGACAAAGATAATATATACACGTTTAGAATGGAGACAGGACAGTCAGAGGACAACGACAAAATGATAATATATACACGTTTAGAATGGAGACAGGACAGTCAGAGGACAACGTTTAGAATGGAGACAGGACGTCAAGTCAGCCAGGGACAACGACAAAGATAATATATACACGTTTAGAATGGAGACAGGACAGTCAGAGGACAACGACAAAGATAATATATACACGTTTAGAATGGAGACAGGACAGTCAGAGGACAACGACAAAGATAATATATACACGTTTAGAATGGAGACAGGACAGTCAGAGGACAACGACAAAGATAATATATACACGTTTAGAATGGAGACAGGACAGTCAGAGGACAACGACAAAGATAATATATACACGTTTAGAATGGAGACAGGACAGTCAAGGCAGCCAGAGGACAACGACAAAGATAATATATACACGTTTAGAATGGAGACAGGACAGTCAAGGCAGCCAGAGGACAACGACAAAGATAATATACAATATAATGTTCAATATAATGTTCACGTTTAGAATGAAGACAATCAGTCGATCGTGATCGTTTGTGTTACGAGTATTTTCACACAACCCTTAAGGATGAATAAAGTACAATCTAATCTCATCTCACCAACTCCCTGTGTCTAAATCACCCATATACCAGCCTCTAGGGCCCCTGCAGAGTGTCATTCTAAAGTATCTAATATTGCAATCTAGTAATTTGCTCCTAGCGCCACAGATAGAACAACGAGCCAGATATTTCACCCGGATGTaaaaatgtgaagcatccggttggcgtttcctctcactaccaaatatggtgatgagaggaagcctattgactggcagtgggagaagatggagcgagatgGATTTCTGCCGATATTCTGTTCATTTTctcatgaaacatttgatctccataCTGTTTTCTGTTCtcaaaactagaatctgttacAAACAGAGTGGACAACGTTCTGTAGACTTTGGCCTTTGGttatgttttaaaaaatgcgttGTTTTTGAAGGAGTGCAAGGGCAAAATTGAATTATTGCACACCCGtacttcacagagtaggcgttccctaatgTAAATATGCAAATGGCTCAGGGCTTGGCTCttcccacctccttgcttgttctgttCTGATTCATTTGCTCCTGTTGGAAAAGACAGGCTGTGGTTTATTTTGGGTTAGTTACAAAAGATCTTTGCTAGCACTATTTATCAAGGCAATAGAACAGCTCAACCAATAACAGTTAGAAACCACAGGATCCTGATTGTCTTCATTAAAACAGCAAGATAGTTTCAGCTCAACCAATAACAGTTAGAAACCACAGGAACCTGATTGCCTTCATTAAAACAGTAAGATGGTTTCGCCTCAGGATATCGGTCTGATAGGTGAACGTACTATATCTCTGTGTTGTGCTGAAAATCACCTTGATGTTTCACTCTGTATATCATTGTTACTGCATGGGGCTAGACTTCACAGACATTTTCTGTCACCAATTACATTACATTGCCtacttccaaaatggcaccctattaaaggcctatgggccctggtcaaaataagtATACTATAGGAACTAGGGTGGATAGCTGCCGCTTTACGGGCTCCTGATAAATTCTTCTACTTTAGGTGGTGGCGGGGGGGTGTCCCGCTGATCTcacattgtttttaaatataatgTTTCCTCCATTTCCTATGACCGAAaaaagcttctggacatcagaacggCAATAATCCCTAACCTCCATTCTGATTAAGATTTCAACTTCTACCAGAAAGGGGCACAGGACATTCTGCACATCccggaccaggccctaatcccaaAGACTCGGGAAAAGGAAGAGATGGTGTAAGACGTGCGGGCACCCTGACGAAAGTACGTCGGCGAATAAGTGAACCGCATCTACCCTTCGTTCTATTGCCGAGGCACCAaatcactggagaacaaactgctccgttcgagactatcctatcaacaggACCTGAAAAACTGTCATATCTTATGTTTTCTTGGAGTCGTAGCTGAGCAaggaaatgttttttaaaaaacatttatcTGGTTTTTCTATTTATCGGCAGGACCGAACGGCAGGTATACCTCAGAGTACCTCATGATGAGTTGTAGAACACACAATTTAACAAgtgagttctcatctatattattcctAGCTGTCaatataccaccacagaccgatgctggtactaagtccgcactcaatgagctgtataaagGCCATacgcaaacaagaaaatgctcacccagaggtggcgctcctagtggccggggactttaatgcaggcaaattaaaatctgttttacctcatttctaccagcatgttaaatgtgcaaccagaggggggggaaactggaccacctttactcaacacacagagatgcgtacaaagctttccctcaccctccatttggcaaatctgaccataactctatcctcatgattcctgcttacaagcaaaaactaaagcaggaagtacctaAATGCTAAATGCGGAAGTCgccagatgacgcagatgctaagctacaggactgttttgcaaagactggaatatgttctgggattcttccgatggcattgaggagtacaacaCATCagtcatcaataagtgcatcaatgacgttgACTCCAAAGTGGCTggacgtacataccccaaccagaagccatggattacagagactggaatagagcagagtagagtagagtagagtagagtagagtagagtagagtagagtagagtagagtagaatagagtagattagagtagggtagggtagagtagagtagagtagagcagagcagagtagagtagagtagagtagagcagagcagagtagagtagagtagagcagagtagggtagggtagagtagagtagagcagagtagagtagagtagagcagagtagagtagggtagggtagagtagagtagagtagagtagagtagagtagagtagagtagagcagagcagagtagagtagagtagagtagagcagagcagagcagagtagagcagagcagagtagagtagggtagggtagagtagagtagagtagagcagagcagagtagagtagagtagagtagagtagtagaatacaccacatcagccaCTGGATTCATCAGTAAgagcatcgatgacgtcgtccccataTTGACCGTACGTAC is a window from the Oncorhynchus gorbuscha isolate QuinsamMale2020 ecotype Even-year unplaced genomic scaffold, OgorEven_v1.0 Un_scaffold_3702, whole genome shotgun sequence genome containing:
- the LOC124028060 gene encoding vascular endothelial growth factor receptor 3-like — translated: MNSTVGIVHKRNSLSRFTEAVSILTIQSVNVTDTGTYTCSAISVDKKMDLETQVIVYEKPFISLDYMSGPVVEATSGQKSFKLLVKVSAYPRPDIQ